A genome region from Setaria italica strain Yugu1 chromosome III, Setaria_italica_v2.0, whole genome shotgun sequence includes the following:
- the LOC101785482 gene encoding protein GOS9: MNSVVKIGPFGSTSFAEGDRDITVAPQRLQSITIRHGNVVDAVAFTYKDSNGLEHTTGQWGGNGGNSTTITLEPYEFVKEVHGLYGFYGYGSDGIANFTIVTNLRTYGPFGLSKSIKEPKSFDIPVTNNGSIVGFFSHCNKGYVTAIGFYIKPF, from the exons ATG AACTCCGTGGTAAAGATTGGGCCGTTTGGCAGCACCTCCTTTGCGGAGGGCGACCGTGACATCACCGTAGCGCCTCAGCGCCTTCAGAGCATCACAATCCGCCATGGAAATGTAGTGGACGCCGTTGCCTTCACCTACAAGGACTCCAATGGGCTGGAGCACACCACAGGCCAATGGGGCGGCAATGGCGGGAACTCTACCACT ATTACCCTTGAGCCTTATGAGTTCGTGAAGGAAGTTCACGGGTTGTACGGATTTTACGGTTACGGAAGCGATGGCATAGCCAACTTCACCATCGTCACCAACCTGCGTACCTACGGACCGTTTGGGCTCAGTAAGTCGATCAAGGAGCCCAAGTCGTTCGACATCCCCGTCACGAACAATGGTAGCATCGTTGGCTTCTTCTCCCATTGCAACAAGGGCTATGTCACGGCCATCGGTTTCTACATCAAGCCGTTCTGA